A portion of the Anoxybacillus gonensis genome contains these proteins:
- a CDS encoding acyl-CoA thioesterase has product MEVSVEQSKTIQTRLVLPSDTNHLGTIFGGTVLAYIDEIAAISAMRHARKAVVTVSIDKVDFISSAKVGDILKLEAFVYSTGRTSMKVFVKVETEDLFTGEHHLTTTCFLTMVAIDQNKKPTPVPKVIIREQEEQIVKLYQQNKRNNKA; this is encoded by the coding sequence ATGGAAGTGAGCGTCGAGCAGTCGAAAACGATTCAAACACGGCTCGTATTGCCTTCTGATACGAACCATCTCGGCACGATTTTTGGCGGTACGGTTTTAGCGTATATTGATGAAATTGCGGCAATATCCGCCATGCGCCATGCGCGAAAAGCAGTCGTCACCGTTTCGATCGACAAAGTTGATTTCATTTCGTCCGCGAAAGTTGGCGATATTTTAAAACTTGAAGCATTCGTCTACTCGACCGGACGCACATCCATGAAAGTATTCGTCAAAGTCGAAACAGAAGATTTATTTACAGGAGAACATCACTTAACAACCACATGCTTTTTAACAATGGTCGCCATCGATCAAAATAAAAAACCGACCCCTGTTCCGAAAGTCATCATTCGTGAACAGGAGGAACAAATCGTAAAACTGTATCAGCAAAACAAACGAAACAATAAGGCATAA
- the metE gene encoding 5-methyltetrahydropteroyltriglutamate--homocysteine S-methyltransferase encodes MTKWFNTNYHYIVPEIGQTKPKLVENRLLKEYKLIKETFHIETKPVLLGPITFLLLSKQYERREWRKHLAQLVPVYVELFKQLSEAGVSFVQIDEPILVQHIDDDIVDAFRDVYEVFHRDVPNINLILQTYFDSVSHYLEIVTLPVAGIGLDFVHDDGENVKHINIHGFPKDKILVAGIVDGRNVWKSSLAQKATLLHHLAGVAEQLIIQPSCSLLHVPVTTKHEHALPTELVSTLSFADEKLDEIRMLTEYMKGNATIDDLIKYDEQTNTYFTKFRQQQKQTNDITTVRLRRTPYNERKKVQQAHLQLPLLPTTTIGSFPQTNDVRQARMRWKKGEWNDNQYKSFIKKEIAKWINIQEQLQLDVLVHGEFERTDMVEFFGEKLQGMACTTNGWVQSYGSRCVRPPIIFSDIAYQQPMTVEETVYAQSLTNKPVKGMLTGPVTILNWSFVRDDISRKHVLMQLALAIREEVLQLEKEGIRIIQVDEPALREGLPLKKEKHASYWEDAVMAFRLATSSVKEETQIHTHMCYSQFEHMMHIIDELDADVISIESSRSHGELVSSFETYEYQKEIGLGVYDIHSPRIPTKEEIREQIERALRVLRPEQFWVNPDCGLKTRKEKEAIDALKAMVEAAHEYRQQLLAYGGMKAWK; translated from the coding sequence ATGACGAAATGGTTTAATACAAATTACCATTACATTGTGCCTGAAATCGGGCAAACGAAGCCGAAATTAGTAGAAAATCGGCTATTAAAAGAATACAAACTAATAAAAGAAACATTCCATATTGAAACAAAACCTGTATTACTTGGACCGATTACGTTTCTTTTACTTTCTAAGCAATACGAGAGACGCGAGTGGCGCAAACATCTCGCCCAGTTAGTTCCAGTTTATGTGGAATTATTCAAACAACTAAGCGAAGCGGGCGTGTCATTCGTACAAATTGATGAACCGATTCTCGTTCAACATATAGATGACGATATAGTCGATGCATTTCGTGATGTATATGAAGTTTTTCATCGCGATGTACCAAATATAAACCTTATTTTACAAACATATTTTGATAGCGTATCGCATTATCTTGAAATCGTTACTTTACCTGTCGCAGGCATTGGGCTTGATTTCGTGCATGACGATGGCGAAAACGTCAAACATATAAACATACACGGATTTCCAAAAGATAAAATATTAGTTGCTGGGATTGTAGACGGTCGCAATGTATGGAAAAGCTCGCTTGCACAAAAAGCAACGCTCCTTCATCATTTAGCAGGCGTTGCTGAACAGCTCATCATTCAACCGTCTTGCAGCTTACTGCACGTCCCTGTCACGACAAAACATGAACATGCCTTGCCAACGGAACTTGTCAGCACGCTATCTTTCGCTGATGAGAAATTAGATGAGATACGTATGCTTACAGAATATATGAAAGGAAACGCAACAATCGACGACCTAATCAAATACGATGAACAAACAAACACTTATTTCACTAAGTTCCGCCAACAACAAAAACAAACAAACGACATCACCACCGTTCGGTTAAGGCGAACACCTTACAACGAAAGAAAAAAAGTACAACAAGCACATTTGCAGCTTCCACTATTGCCGACAACGACGATTGGCAGCTTCCCGCAAACAAACGACGTGCGCCAAGCTCGGATGAGGTGGAAAAAAGGCGAATGGAACGATAATCAATACAAGTCGTTTATAAAGAAAGAAATTGCAAAATGGATCAACATTCAAGAGCAGCTACAACTTGATGTACTTGTTCACGGCGAATTTGAACGCACAGATATGGTTGAATTTTTCGGTGAAAAATTACAAGGAATGGCATGCACAACAAACGGTTGGGTGCAATCATACGGATCACGTTGTGTTCGTCCACCCATTATTTTTAGCGATATTGCCTATCAACAACCGATGACCGTAGAAGAAACCGTGTATGCTCAGTCGCTGACGAATAAACCTGTTAAAGGAATGCTGACAGGTCCTGTGACCATTTTAAACTGGTCGTTCGTTCGCGACGATATTTCACGAAAACATGTGCTGATGCAGCTCGCCCTCGCCATTCGTGAGGAAGTATTGCAGTTAGAGAAGGAAGGCATACGCATCATTCAAGTCGATGAGCCAGCGTTACGGGAAGGATTGCCGCTCAAAAAAGAGAAGCATGCATCATATTGGGAAGATGCCGTTATGGCGTTTCGTCTCGCTACCTCATCGGTGAAAGAGGAGACGCAAATTCATACACATATGTGCTATTCCCAGTTTGAACATATGATGCATATCATTGATGAGCTTGATGCGGATGTCATCTCCATTGAATCGTCGCGAAGCCACGGTGAACTTGTTTCATCATTTGAAACATATGAGTATCAAAAGGAAATTGGCTTAGGGGTGTATGACATTCATAGTCCGCGCATTCCGACAAAAGAAGAAATACGTGAGCAAATCGAACGGGCACTTCGCGTTCTTCGTCCAGAACAATTTTGGGTCAATCCCGATTGTGGATTAAAAACGCGAAAAGAAAAAGAAGCTATCGATGCACTCAAAGCGATGGTGGAAGCCGCACACGAATATCGCCAGCAACTCTTGGCTTATGGAGGGATGAAAGCATGGAAGTGA
- the tnpC gene encoding IS66 family transposase, whose amino-acid sequence MLTVQQAVFTVEGLIGKVQQQKQLIHQLIQENEHLRQENKQLRKENEQLKHRVQELEARTKKNSSNSHLPPSSDRFEKKRSSREPSGKKPGGQEGHEGTTLRQVEHPHHRVVHRVHTCQGCGASLRDVKPFKVDVRQVFDLPPVSIEVTQHEREVKSCPHCRCVQQAEFPPHVTNHVQYGPRLTALVVYLHHIQLIPYKRLSDTIEALYQHSVSTGTLANMVKRGREALESNMDMIEDALLNSNILHVDETSLRINGKLAWVHVACTSTYTYLAFHASRGKKATDEIGILPQYKGTMMHDAFGTYPRYTKATHALCHAHHLRELKGFIEQGHTWASRMTTFLLAAKQAVEAHHGALSEEEAKRWERVYDRILAKAQHRLETMTPFPKKALAFIRRLQKRKEEALRFLCEVHVPFDNNQAERDLRMVKVKENISGTFRDETFAQSFCIARSIVSTLTKHEKNVWDSLCLLLAGETIDRVLSAT is encoded by the coding sequence ATGTTGACGGTACAACAAGCTGTATTTACAGTTGAGGGCTTAATCGGCAAAGTCCAACAACAAAAACAGCTCATTCATCAACTCATTCAAGAAAATGAACATTTGCGTCAAGAAAACAAACAGCTACGCAAAGAAAATGAACAACTCAAGCATCGCGTTCAAGAGCTGGAAGCACGCACGAAAAAAAACAGCTCCAATAGCCATTTGCCCCCATCTTCTGACCGTTTTGAGAAAAAGCGTTCCTCCCGCGAGCCGTCTGGCAAAAAGCCTGGTGGGCAAGAGGGACATGAGGGGACGACGCTCCGTCAAGTGGAACATCCACATCATCGTGTCGTCCATCGCGTACATACGTGTCAAGGATGTGGGGCTTCTTTGCGTGACGTCAAACCGTTCAAAGTCGATGTCCGTCAAGTGTTTGATCTGCCTCCCGTGTCGATTGAAGTGACACAACATGAGCGTGAAGTGAAATCATGTCCGCATTGTCGATGCGTGCAACAAGCGGAGTTTCCACCACATGTCACGAATCATGTGCAATACGGTCCACGTCTTACTGCGCTCGTTGTTTATTTGCATCATATCCAATTGATCCCTTACAAGCGTTTAAGTGATACAATCGAAGCGTTATATCAACACTCGGTTAGTACAGGAACCCTTGCCAATATGGTGAAACGAGGACGCGAAGCGCTGGAATCCAATATGGACATGATCGAAGACGCCTTACTTAACTCTAACATCTTGCATGTCGATGAAACGAGTTTGCGCATCAATGGTAAACTCGCATGGGTGCATGTCGCATGTACGTCGACATATACGTACTTGGCTTTTCACGCTTCTCGTGGAAAGAAAGCAACGGATGAGATCGGGATTCTTCCACAATACAAAGGGACGATGATGCATGATGCATTCGGTACGTATCCGAGATACACGAAAGCCACACATGCTCTTTGCCATGCCCATCATTTACGTGAGCTAAAAGGCTTCATCGAACAAGGCCATACATGGGCATCGCGCATGACCACGTTTCTGTTAGCCGCCAAACAGGCAGTCGAAGCGCATCACGGTGCACTTTCCGAAGAAGAAGCGAAACGATGGGAACGAGTGTATGATCGTATCCTAGCGAAAGCACAGCACCGATTGGAAACGATGACACCTTTTCCGAAAAAAGCACTCGCTTTTATTCGACGGCTTCAAAAACGAAAGGAAGAAGCGCTGCGTTTCTTATGTGAAGTGCATGTTCCCTTTGACAATAACCAAGCCGAGCGAGATCTTCGCATGGTCAAAGTCAAAGAGAACATCTCGGGTACATTTCGTGACGAAACGTTCGCGCAGTCGTTTTGCATCGCAAGAAGCATCGTTTCCACACTTACGAAACACGAAAAAAACGTGTGGGACTCGTTGTGTCTTCTGTTGGCAGGCGAAACGATCGATCGAGTTCTTTCCGCTACCTAG
- a CDS encoding DMT family transporter — protein sequence MNRKKGLFLVLTGALFWGIGGTVSKKLFQYGIDVDWLVTTRLLVAGFLLLIVQFVRKEERTQIFAVWKTKKAAISLVTFGLLGMLAVQYTYMASIKHGNAAVATLLQYLAPVMIIIYSVFRRQATITKRDVVTISLALVGCFFLLTNGSVSQLSVPMLAIVWGFLSGIALAFYTLYAVPLLKQYHSLVVVGWSMIIGGLALSFVHPPWQMDFKHLTIETYLYLIFVIIFGTMIAFWFYIESLQSLSPKESSLLGNIEPLAAVLTTVFWLKEPFGFFQWIGTACIITMMLLIALNKKSSITDHQYAYESKNSQTLG from the coding sequence ATGAACAGAAAAAAAGGATTATTTTTAGTCCTCACCGGAGCATTATTTTGGGGGATTGGGGGAACTGTATCAAAAAAACTTTTTCAGTATGGCATCGATGTAGATTGGCTTGTAACGACAAGATTACTCGTAGCAGGTTTTTTACTTTTAATCGTTCAATTTGTTAGGAAAGAAGAGCGCACACAAATATTTGCCGTTTGGAAAACGAAAAAAGCAGCTATCTCATTGGTTACCTTCGGATTGCTCGGTATGCTGGCTGTTCAATATACGTATATGGCTTCCATTAAACACGGTAACGCAGCTGTCGCCACATTATTGCAATATTTAGCACCTGTTATGATTATCATTTACTCCGTTTTTCGCAGACAAGCTACTATAACAAAAAGAGATGTAGTGACGATTTCGCTCGCCTTAGTTGGTTGCTTTTTCTTATTAACAAACGGTTCTGTTTCCCAACTATCTGTACCAATGCTCGCAATTGTTTGGGGTTTTTTATCTGGCATCGCTTTAGCATTTTATACTTTATATGCTGTTCCTTTACTGAAACAATATCATTCACTTGTCGTCGTCGGCTGGTCCATGATAATCGGCGGCTTAGCACTAAGCTTTGTTCATCCACCCTGGCAAATGGATTTTAAACACTTAACCATAGAAACGTACTTATACTTAATTTTCGTTATTATATTTGGTACAATGATTGCATTTTGGTTTTATATCGAAAGTTTACAAAGTCTCTCGCCTAAAGAATCAAGCCTATTAGGCAACATTGAACCACTCGCCGCTGTTTTAACAACCGTTTTTTGGTTAAAAGAACCTTTTGGTTTTTTTCAATGGATTGGCACAGCTTGCATTATTACTATGATGTTATTGATAGCATTAAATAAAAAATCATCCATAACCGACCATCAATATGCATACGAATCAAAAAATTCACAAACGTTAGGGTGA
- a CDS encoding helix-turn-helix domain-containing protein gives MQIKDFMVDRNLKELTEHRTVALPIACYETIINQNVHGYIPLHWHDELQFILVIKGQSIFQVNGENIVVGEGEGLFINSGCLHMAKDMNDSNCAYICLNVSPSFILSQELYATYVTPYIQATNLSYLQLHPNELWGKNILDAVRKINELIRKKSLYYELDIFIQLTFIWKNLVMNGFQLKYERMEMLKSHRMKQMLDWIHTHYADKILLEDIARAGQLSRSECCRYFKKFLKKTPLNYVIEYRIQKSLILLQKDHLNVTEVAYQVGFNSTSYFIDRFRKYMKMTPLSYKKRMSNFNSNRPFD, from the coding sequence GTGCAAATAAAGGATTTTATGGTTGATCGAAATTTAAAAGAATTAACTGAACATCGGACGGTTGCGTTACCAATTGCATGTTACGAGACAATTATTAATCAAAACGTTCATGGATATATACCGCTCCATTGGCATGACGAATTACAATTTATTCTCGTTATAAAGGGTCAATCCATTTTTCAAGTTAATGGGGAAAATATCGTTGTTGGAGAAGGAGAAGGGTTGTTTATTAATAGTGGCTGTCTGCATATGGCAAAAGATATGAACGATTCGAATTGTGCTTATATTTGCTTAAACGTTTCGCCTAGCTTTATACTGTCACAAGAACTTTATGCCACCTATGTAACTCCATATATTCAAGCGACTAATTTATCTTACTTACAATTACATCCAAACGAACTATGGGGGAAAAATATTTTGGATGCTGTGAGGAAAATAAACGAATTGATACGGAAAAAATCCTTATACTATGAACTAGACATCTTTATCCAGTTAACATTTATTTGGAAAAATTTAGTTATGAATGGTTTTCAATTAAAGTACGAGCGGATGGAAATGCTAAAGAGCCATCGAATGAAACAAATGTTAGATTGGATACACACACATTATGCAGACAAAATACTTTTAGAGGATATTGCTCGAGCTGGCCAATTGAGCCGTTCCGAGTGTTGTAGATACTTTAAAAAATTTCTCAAAAAAACACCACTAAATTATGTAATAGAGTATCGAATTCAAAAAAGTTTAATTCTCTTGCAAAAAGATCATTTGAATGTTACAGAGGTTGCCTACCAAGTCGGTTTTAATAGTACAAGTTATTTTATTGATCGATTCCGAAAATATATGAAAATGACACCACTGTCTTATAAAAAACGTATGAGTAACTTTAATTCAAACAGACCATTCGATTGA
- a CDS encoding PspA/IM30 family protein encodes MGLLSRVKTMIAADIHEWLDEKEKKNPIAVLNEYLRQCEQEVEKVRKLLERQYLLKEQFTREYREAMQLAQKRKKQADIASKAGESELFAFASHEQMQYEERATRLQQLLEQTNEQLLELEKKYEQMKHQLKDMHMRRMELMGRENIARAHYRMNRVLEDKSPALSTFADTESYLERLEQRVQSDYYRHTIDARIAELEKRLQQEQ; translated from the coding sequence ATGGGTTTACTTTCTCGCGTAAAAACGATGATTGCGGCTGATATTCATGAATGGCTGGATGAAAAGGAAAAGAAAAATCCGATTGCGGTGCTAAATGAATACTTACGCCAATGCGAACAAGAAGTAGAAAAAGTACGGAAGCTGCTTGAGCGGCAATACTTATTGAAAGAGCAGTTTACGCGCGAATATCGCGAAGCTATGCAGCTTGCCCAAAAGCGGAAGAAACAGGCGGATATTGCTTCAAAAGCTGGGGAGTCAGAGTTGTTTGCGTTTGCGTCTCATGAGCAAATGCAGTACGAAGAGCGAGCGACGCGATTACAGCAATTGCTTGAGCAAACAAACGAACAGCTATTGGAACTAGAGAAAAAATACGAACAAATGAAACATCAACTCAAAGATATGCATATGCGCCGCATGGAGCTGATGGGGCGGGAAAATATCGCACGGGCGCATTACCGTATGAATCGTGTACTAGAAGATAAAAGCCCAGCGCTTTCTACGTTTGCGGATACGGAATCGTATTTAGAGCGCCTCGAGCAACGAGTGCAATCAGATTATTATCGCCATACGATTGACGCGCGCATTGCGGAATTAGAAAAGCGGTTGCAGCAAGAGCAATAA